The Acidobacteriota bacterium genome contains a region encoding:
- a CDS encoding DNA-3-methyladenine glycosylase I translates to MTELTRCGWAKSELMIRYHDLEWGVPLHDDARLFEFLCLEGAQAGLSWETILRKRENYLRAFEGFRPETVARYTAKKVTALMADSGIVRNRMKIASVIQNAQVVLAVQKEFGSFDRYIWQFAPQKRARAPQAMGDLPARTEDSDRMSKELRKRGFGFVGSTICYAFMQAVGIVNDHSARCFRRKQL, encoded by the coding sequence ATGACAGAACTGACACGGTGTGGTTGGGCTAAGAGTGAGTTGATGATTCGGTATCACGACTTGGAATGGGGTGTGCCTTTGCACGATGACGCTCGCTTGTTTGAGTTTTTGTGTCTGGAGGGAGCACAAGCGGGCCTCAGTTGGGAGACCATTCTGAGGAAGCGGGAGAACTATCTTCGGGCCTTTGAGGGGTTTCGACCGGAAACAGTGGCGCGGTACACGGCGAAGAAAGTCACAGCGCTGATGGCCGATTCGGGAATTGTGCGTAATCGCATGAAGATTGCTTCGGTCATTCAGAACGCTCAAGTGGTTCTGGCGGTGCAGAAGGAGTTTGGGAGCTTCGATCGATATATCTGGCAGTTTGCGCCGCAGAAGCGCGCTAGAGCGCCGCAGGCTATGGGGGATCTCCCGGCGCGCACGGAGGATTCTGATCGCATGAGTAAAGAGCTGCGCAAGCGTGGGTTTGGGTTTGTGGGTTCTACGATCTGCTACGCGTTCATGCAAGCTGTGGGGATTGTGAATGATCACAGCGCGAGATGCTTTCGTCGAAAGCAACTCTGA
- a CDS encoding alpha-glucosidase: MTRSIAAFLLACAPFLLSQTSSLNVSGAPQARQTERPLQPAAPPVVLGAVSASHQLPNGVEVASENGRLQITVLQDDVIRVRATRGSEFPQKYSYAVLPVPAGAQAATAKAQVREAADRIELTTQALQIQVDRRNSSVSFLAADGTLISRDAAGITWQGEAFTVTKSMPQDEHYFGLGDKAGPLDHRNQAFTMWNTDAYAWQESTDPLYKTLGFLLAVRKGTSYGIVLDNTYRQHWDLGKASADEYSFGADGGEVDYYFIYGPRPKQVVSTFTALVGRAPLPPLWSLGFQQCRYSYFPEKRVREVVETFKQKKIPLDVIYLDIDYQRENRVFTVDQQRFPNFTGMIAEFAKQGVHTIAITDLHIKQEPGYAPYDSGKAIDAFIKNPDGTEYAGRVWPGISVFPDFARKSVRDWWGGLYKDFVKDGVAGFWNDMNEPSVFAVSTKTIPVDSVDRVEEPGRPVRETTQREIHNLLGMLNSQGTYEGLLKLRPNERPFVLTRATYIGGQRYAATWTGDNSSTWNHMRISVPMLQNLGISGFPMVGADIGGYKGSPEADLLTKWLELGAFNPIDRDHTEKGTADQEPWVHGPQHEAIRKRYIEERYRLLLYIYTSMEQATRDGIPLMRPMFLEYSDQEPLITEGAWANNQYMFGHDLLVAPEPYEFLQDFRVMLPSGNLWYDYWTGKMLQPGDLTVKPALDILHVYVRGGAIIPRQPLVQSTTEKPQGPLELRIYPDRTCQGSLYMDDGVSFDYTQGKYLRVDYTCEGYQDALRLNISPQQGTFTPWFNQIQAVIYGVKRQPATITLDGKAVNPASFDASAQTLTLRFPSSARGAELRLSCGTTEQKSQVCFTMTQGASSK; encoded by the coding sequence ATGACTCGATCGATTGCAGCATTCCTGCTTGCTTGCGCTCCATTTCTGCTCTCTCAAACCTCCTCTCTCAATGTAAGCGGCGCTCCACAGGCGCGTCAGACGGAACGTCCATTGCAACCAGCTGCTCCTCCGGTCGTATTGGGCGCGGTGAGTGCGTCCCATCAGCTGCCGAATGGTGTCGAAGTAGCCAGCGAAAACGGACGTTTGCAGATCACTGTCCTGCAAGATGACGTGATTCGCGTTCGCGCAACTCGCGGTTCGGAGTTTCCGCAGAAGTATTCTTATGCTGTGCTGCCGGTTCCTGCAGGTGCGCAGGCTGCAACGGCCAAGGCGCAGGTGCGAGAGGCTGCTGATCGGATTGAGCTAACTACGCAAGCTTTGCAGATTCAGGTCGATCGTCGCAATTCAAGCGTTAGCTTTCTCGCGGCAGACGGCACTCTGATCTCACGCGACGCGGCTGGTATCACGTGGCAAGGCGAGGCATTCACCGTCACCAAGTCAATGCCGCAAGACGAGCACTACTTTGGACTAGGCGACAAGGCGGGCCCACTCGATCATCGCAATCAGGCGTTCACGATGTGGAACACCGACGCCTACGCGTGGCAGGAGTCCACCGATCCTCTTTATAAGACCTTGGGATTTCTGCTCGCTGTACGTAAGGGAACGAGCTACGGAATTGTTCTCGACAATACTTACCGGCAGCACTGGGATTTAGGCAAAGCGTCGGCAGACGAGTACTCGTTTGGGGCCGATGGCGGCGAGGTTGACTATTACTTCATTTATGGGCCTCGTCCGAAGCAGGTGGTGAGCACGTTTACCGCGCTGGTGGGTCGTGCACCGCTGCCTCCGCTGTGGAGCCTGGGATTCCAGCAATGCCGATACAGCTACTTTCCCGAAAAGCGCGTGCGCGAGGTGGTGGAGACCTTTAAGCAGAAAAAAATCCCACTCGATGTGATTTATCTCGATATTGATTATCAACGCGAGAATCGCGTCTTCACCGTCGATCAACAGAGATTCCCGAATTTCACAGGGATGATTGCAGAATTTGCAAAACAAGGTGTGCACACGATTGCGATTACGGATCTCCACATCAAGCAGGAGCCGGGATATGCTCCGTACGATTCCGGCAAAGCCATCGATGCTTTTATTAAGAATCCAGACGGAACCGAATACGCCGGCAGAGTCTGGCCGGGCATTAGCGTATTTCCTGATTTCGCGCGCAAGTCTGTCCGCGACTGGTGGGGCGGTCTTTACAAAGACTTTGTGAAGGATGGCGTCGCCGGTTTCTGGAACGATATGAACGAACCTTCCGTCTTCGCTGTTTCAACCAAGACCATACCTGTCGACTCTGTAGATCGCGTGGAAGAGCCTGGACGGCCCGTTCGTGAGACAACACAGCGTGAGATCCACAACCTGCTCGGCATGCTGAATTCGCAGGGAACTTATGAAGGTTTGCTGAAACTTCGTCCAAACGAGCGGCCCTTTGTGCTCACGCGCGCTACTTATATCGGCGGACAGCGGTACGCTGCTACCTGGACCGGGGACAATTCAAGCACCTGGAATCACATGCGCATTTCGGTTCCAATGCTTCAGAATCTGGGGATCAGCGGGTTTCCCATGGTGGGAGCCGATATCGGCGGATACAAAGGAAGTCCGGAAGCCGATCTGCTGACGAAGTGGCTGGAGCTCGGCGCCTTCAATCCGATCGATCGCGATCATACAGAAAAGGGAACTGCCGACCAGGAGCCGTGGGTTCACGGTCCGCAGCACGAAGCCATTCGCAAGCGCTATATAGAAGAGCGGTACCGGCTGCTTCTCTATATATACACAAGTATGGAACAAGCCACGCGCGACGGTATTCCGCTGATGCGTCCGATGTTCCTTGAATATTCCGATCAGGAGCCTCTGATCACAGAAGGTGCCTGGGCAAATAATCAGTACATGTTCGGCCACGATCTACTTGTCGCGCCGGAGCCATACGAATTTCTGCAGGATTTCCGAGTCATGCTGCCAAGCGGGAACCTCTGGTACGACTACTGGACAGGTAAGATGCTTCAGCCGGGCGATCTCACAGTCAAACCGGCGCTCGACATTCTGCATGTCTATGTTCGGGGCGGTGCGATCATCCCGCGCCAGCCTTTGGTTCAGAGCACAACGGAAAAACCGCAAGGTCCACTGGAACTCCGCATCTACCCAGACCGCACCTGCCAGGGGTCGTTATATATGGATGATGGCGTCAGTTTCGATTACACGCAGGGGAAATATCTGCGCGTCGATTACACGTGCGAGGGGTACCAGGACGCTCTGCGCCTGAACATTTCGCCGCAGCAAGGTACGTTCACTCCCTGGTTCAATCAGATTCAGGCGGTCATATACGGCGTGAAGCGCCAGCCTGCCACCATCACTCTGGACGGTAAGGCCGTAAACCCAGCATCGTTTGATGCCTCTGCGCAGACACTCACGTTGCGCTTTCCCAGTTCAGCTCGCGGTGCTGAACTGAGACTGAGTTGCGGAACCACGGAGCAGAAGAGCCAAGTATGTTTCACTATGACGCAGGGTGCTTCTTCGAAGTAA